A region from the Aegilops tauschii subsp. strangulata cultivar AL8/78 chromosome 5, Aet v6.0, whole genome shotgun sequence genome encodes:
- the LOC109731878 gene encoding endoribonuclease Dicer homolog 4 — MVPPVYQEPSIMPINTRTEKELEEKEVLCTHKKPKATGCVAQLQQEIELAIESENKGHGDPSPKESACVVLSNGEANGCSEGHVLGGANAEPEARLRLAQLCSAIGWKSPTYEFEEHGHGHTKLFTCKVSVLVETFTDTVVECISEPKPQKRAAEEQGAEGVLWTLKCLGHVK, encoded by the exons ATGGTGCCGCCTGTGTACCAGGAGCCTAGTATCATGCCGATCAATACAAGAACGGAGAAGGAGTTGGAAGAAAAG GAGGTGTTATGCACGCACAAAAAGCCCAAAGCTACAGGGTGTGTTGCCCAACTGCAGCAGGAAATTGAACTCGCCATTGAGAGTGAGAATAAAGGGCATGGTGATCCTTCACCAAAAGAGTCTGCTTGTGTGGTGCTGAGCAATGGTGAAGCAAATGGTTGCAGTGAGGGGCATGTTCTTG GCGGTGCAAATGCAGAACCAGAAGCAAGGTTGAGACTGGCTCAACTCTGCAGTGCAATTGGCTGGAAGAGTCCAACATATGAGTTTGAAGAACATGGACATGGCCATACAAAACT GTTCACATGCAAGGTGAGTGTTCTTGTGGAGACGTTCACAGACACTGTTGTGGAGTGCATCAGTGAACCCAAACCCCAGAAGAGAGCTGCCGAGGAACAAGGTGCTGAAGGTGTGTTATGGACCCTCAAGTGCCTTGGTCATGTGAAATAG